Proteins encoded by one window of Nicotiana tabacum cultivar K326 chromosome 10, ASM71507v2, whole genome shotgun sequence:
- the LOC107772238 gene encoding adenylate kinase, producing the protein MAAMIRLFRSSSSSIALRSFSTAAVSETLKSQSYPHNPLPTSIEPKGKTVQWVFLGCPGVGKGTYASRLSTLLGVPHIATGDLVREELNSSGALSKQLAEIVNQGKLVSDEIILNLLSKRLESGEAKGEAGFILDGFPRTVRQAEILTEVTDIDLVVNLKLPEKVLVEKCLGRRICSECGKNFNVASIDVAGENGAPRISMAPLNPPSQCISKLITRADDTEDIVKERLRIYYDKSQPVEDFYRSQGKLLEFDLPGGIPESWPKLLEVLNLDEQEYKLSAAA; encoded by the exons ATGGCGGCCATGATCCGCCTGTTcagatcttcatcttcatccattGCCCTTAGGTCTTTTTCCACAGCAGCTGTATCTGAGACTTTGAAATCTCAATCTTACCCTCACAATCCCCTCCCTACTAGTATTGAACCCAAGGGTAAAACTGTCCAATGGGTTTTCTTAGGCTGTCCAGGTGTCGGAAAAGGTACATATGCTAGTCGCCTTTCTACTCTTCTCGGCGTTCCTCATATTGCCACTGGTGATCTTGTCCGTGAAGAGTTGAATTCTTCTGGCGCTTTATCCAAACAA CTTGCAGAGATTGTCAACCAAGGAAAATTGGTTTCAGATGAGATAATATTGAATTTACTATCTAAGAGGCTCGAGTCTGGGGAAGCTAAGGGTGAAGCTGGATTCATACTTGATGGATTCCCTAGAACTGTGAGACAAGCG GAAATATTGACTGAGGTGACAGACATAGATTTGGTGGTTAATCTCAAGCTTCCAGAAAAGGTATTGGTTGAGAAATGCCTTGGCCGAAGGATTTGCAGTGAATGTGGAAAGAATTTCAACGTAGCATCTATAGATGTCGCGGGTGAAAATGGGGCTCCTAGAATCAGCATGGCTCCACTTAATCCTCCTTCTCAGTGTATATCAAAGTTAATCACTCGAGCAGATGATACAGAAGATATTGTTAAGGAAAGACTTCGTATATACTATGATAAG AGTCAGCCCGTTGAGGATTTCTACCGAAGCCAAGGAAAGTTACTGGAATTTGATTTGCCTGGAGGCATCCCAGAATCATGGCCTAAGTTGTTGGAAGTTCTCAACCTTGATGAGCAGGAATATAAATTGTCTGCTGCAGCTTAG
- the LOC107772237 gene encoding thioredoxin-like protein AAED1, chloroplastic, which produces MAISVSAPAHNCGLTVGVNRSVHRLPVHNVNLIPQPLSFNCNLSSPLYLTPTFSATSVSQRSSAISNCTGIESTVVSGDTANVLDDVQVFDLNGQGVPISDLWKDRKAVVAFARHFGCVLCRKRADYLAAEKDKMDAAGVALVLIGPGSVDQARSFSEQTKFKGEVYADPSYRSYDALRFVSGVTTTFTPGAGLKIIQLYMEGYRQDWKLSFEKDTRTRGGWRQGGIIVAGPGKNKITYIHKDKEAGDDPDINDILSACCVQG; this is translated from the exons ATGGCGATTTCTGTATCTGCCCCGGCACACAACTGTGGCCTCACCGTTGGAGTTAACAGAAGTGTTCATCGCCTCCCAGTTCACAATGTTAATTTAATCCCACAACCGTTAAGTTTTAACTGCAATCTCAGCTCTCCTCTCTACTTAACGCCTACTTTTTCAGCCACTTCTGTCTCCCAAAGGTCCTCTGCTATATCCAATTGCACAG GAATAGAGTCTACAGTGGTGAGTGGGGACACCGCCAATGTGTTGGATGATGTTCAAGTATTTGATCTGAATGGACAAGGTGTACCTATTTCGGATCTGTGGAAAGATAGGAAAGCAGTTGTTGCGTTTGCTCGTCATTTTGG ATGCGTCCTTTGTCGCAAAAGGGCTGATTATCTGGCAGCTGAGAAG GATAAGATGGATGCAGCTGGAGTTGCACTTGTTTTAATTGGACCTGGTAGTGTTGATCAG GCAAGATCATTCTCCGAGCAAACAAAGTTTAAAGGAG AGGTTTATGCAGATCCAAGTTATAGGTCTTATGATGCTCTGAGATTTGTGTCAGGCGTTACAACCACATTCACACCCGGG GCAGGTCTGAAAATAATACAATTATATATGGAGGGATATAGACAGGATTGGAAGCTTTCTTTTGAAAAGGACACCAGGACACGAGGTGGCTG GCGACAAGGAGGAATTATTGTTGCAGGTCCtggtaaaaataaaatcacatacaTACACAAG GATAAAGAAGCAGGGGATGATCCAGATATAAATGATATCTTGAGTGCTTGCTGTGTGCAAGGCTAA